One segment of Spodoptera frugiperda isolate SF20-4 chromosome 5, AGI-APGP_CSIRO_Sfru_2.0, whole genome shotgun sequence DNA contains the following:
- the LOC118271733 gene encoding pre-mRNA-splicing factor Syf2 → MSAQAEQSTSAPKELSFAEKQAERMKRLRSLHSARNEARTHNHQEVVAEEARNKLPPNYEAKRRQAEWLLDDQAKRQDAEKAGKDYDRVKLLNISAVEAERLERKKKKKNPDEGFSTYEQATVRQYNRLVKNMPAADMEQYEKQKQKYGDAFYGGPNVIIHGMHEDRREAVDKMVDDLEGQIAKRARYSRRRTHNDDADIDYINDRNAKFNKKLERFYGEHTAEIKQNLERGTAI, encoded by the coding sequence ATGAGTGCTCAAGCTGAACAATCAACGTCGGCCCCCAAAGAGCTGTCGTTTGCTGAGAAACAAGCGGAACGCATGAAAAGACTGCGATCACTTCACTCTGCTAGAAACGAAGCGAGAACACACAACCACCAAGAAGTGGTTGCTGAGGAGGCTCGGAACAAGCTGCCGCCGAACTACGAGGCCAAGCGACGACAAGCTGAATGGCTGCTCGACGACCAAGCAAAGCGTCAAGACGCAGAGAAAGCAGGGAAAGATTACGACAGAGTGAAGCTATTAAACATATCAGCAGTAGAGGCTGAGCGACTCGAAcgtaaaaagaagaagaagaatccTGATGAAGGATTCTCCACATATGAACAAGCTACGGTGAGGCAATACAACAGGCTGGTTAAAAATATGCCGGCAGCTGATATGGAACAGTACGAGAAACAGAAACAGAAGTATGGCGATGCTTTCTATGGTGGCCCTAATGTTATCATTCATGGGATGCATGAGGATCGGAGAGAAGCTGTTGACAAGATGGTTGATGACCTGGAAGGCCAGATTGCCAAGAGAGCTCGCTACTCTAGGAGACGCACACACAATGACGATGCAGACATTGATTACATCAATGATAGAAACGCCAAGTTCAACAAGAAACTGGAGAGATTTTACGGAGAGCATACAGCTGAAATTAAACAGAATTTGGAGCGTGGTACTGccatttaa